A single window of Polaribacter sp. SA4-10 DNA harbors:
- the prfA gene encoding peptide chain release factor 1, which yields MLEKIRIVKQRYDEVSDLIIQPEIIMDQKRYAQLSKEYKDLGDVVKRGDEYQALTNNIEEAKEILADGSDPEMVEMAKMEIDEANARIPELEEEIKLLLIPKDPEDSKNAVVELRAGTGGDEASIFAGDLFRMYSKYCESKGWKVSTVDYSEGTNGGFKEIQFEVSGNDVYGTLKFEAGVHRVQRVPQTETQGRVHTSAATCMVFPEAEEFDVEINPKEVRIDFFCSSGPGGQSVNTTYSAVRLTHLPTGLVAQCQDQKSQHKNKEKAFKVLRSRLYDMELAKKNAEDALKRGSMVSSGDRSAKIRTYNYAQGRVTDHRIGLSLYDLPNILNGDIQKIIDELMLAENTEKLKGLGDGI from the coding sequence ATGTTAGAAAAAATAAGAATTGTTAAGCAACGTTATGATGAGGTGTCTGATTTAATTATCCAGCCAGAAATTATCATGGATCAAAAACGCTATGCACAGTTAAGCAAAGAGTATAAAGATCTAGGAGATGTTGTAAAAAGGGGTGATGAATATCAAGCTTTAACAAACAATATAGAAGAGGCAAAAGAAATTCTTGCAGATGGTTCTGATCCAGAAATGGTGGAAATGGCCAAAATGGAAATTGACGAGGCAAATGCTAGAATTCCTGAACTTGAAGAGGAAATAAAACTTTTATTAATACCAAAAGATCCAGAAGATTCTAAAAATGCTGTTGTAGAATTAAGAGCAGGAACTGGTGGAGATGAAGCAAGTATCTTTGCTGGAGATTTATTTAGAATGTATTCTAAATATTGCGAAAGTAAAGGCTGGAAAGTTTCTACCGTAGATTATTCTGAAGGTACAAACGGTGGTTTTAAAGAAATACAGTTTGAAGTTTCTGGTAATGATGTTTACGGAACCTTAAAGTTTGAAGCCGGTGTGCATCGTGTACAACGTGTGCCGCAGACAGAAACACAAGGTAGAGTTCATACTTCTGCAGCAACCTGTATGGTTTTTCCAGAAGCAGAAGAATTTGATGTTGAGATTAATCCAAAAGAAGTGCGAATCGATTTTTTCTGTTCTTCAGGTCCTGGAGGTCAGTCTGTAAATACAACGTATTCTGCAGTTCGTTTAACACACCTTCCTACTGGTTTGGTTGCGCAATGTCAAGATCAGAAATCACAACATAAAAATAAAGAGAAAGCCTTTAAAGTATTGCGTTCTCGTTTATATGATATGGAATTAGCAAAGAAAAATGCTGAAGATGCTTTGAAGCGTGGTTCTATGGTTTCTTCTGGTGATAGAAGTGCAAAGATTAGAACCTATAATTATGCGCAAGGTAGAGTTACAGATCATAGAATTGGTTTGTCATTATATGATTTACCTAATATCTTAAACGGCGATATTCAGAAAATTATTGATGAACTAATGCTCGCTGAAAATACAGAAAAGTTAAAAGGATTAGGAGACGGAATATAA
- a CDS encoding adenosylcobalamin-dependent ribonucleoside-diphosphate reductase — MKPNTIIAPRKIVTTSQALKASLAYFKNDELAATVWINKYALKDSEGNIYETTPNDMHHRIASEIARVEQKYANPLSEKEIFEVIKDFKYIVPQGSPMAGIGNPFQVASLSNCFVIGNSGESDSYGGVMKIDQEQVQLMKRRGGVGHDLSHIRPKGSPVKNSALTATGIVPFMERYSNSTREVAQDGRRGALMLSVSINHPDSEEFIDAKLEQGKVTAANISVRIDDAFMKAVKTGANYTLKYPVFSKNPMYSKEIEAIKLWKKIVHNAWKSAEPGILFWDTIINESVPDCYADLGYKTVSTNPCGEIPLCAYDSCRLLAINLFSYVENPFTKKAIFNFELFKKHVVIAQRMMDDIIDLELEKIDKILAKIDQDPETEDVKLIERNLWLRIKNKAEEGRRTGIGITAEGDMLAALGIRYGSDEGTIFSTEVHKTLCIETYRASVHLAKERGAFAIFNADREKENPFILRLKEADSKLYYDMVTYGRRNIALLTIAPTGTTSLMTQTSSGIEPVFMPVYKRRKKVNPNDKNARIDFVDELGDAWEEYVVFHHKFKQWMEVNGIDSSKSFSQEELDELVKQSPYYKATSNDINWLSKVKMQGAIQKWVDHSISVTVNLPNDATEDLVGDLYLKAWEVGCKGVTVYRDGSRSGVLISTDTKKEEAPKNLTAFPNKRPQVLESNVVRFQNNKEKWIAFIGLLDGKPYEIFTGLADDEDGILIPRWVENGVIIKNRNEDGTSRYDFQYKNKRGYKTTIEGLSHKFNPEFWNYAKLISGTIRHGMPVDKIIELINSLQLDSAFINSWKNGVVRALKRYVEDGTVAKGQTCENCDSQNLIYQEGCLTCKDCGSSKCG; from the coding sequence ATGAAACCCAATACTATAATAGCTCCCAGAAAAATAGTGACAACGAGTCAAGCTTTAAAGGCTTCTTTAGCTTATTTTAAAAATGATGAATTAGCTGCAACTGTGTGGATAAATAAATATGCTTTAAAAGATTCTGAAGGCAATATTTATGAAACAACACCAAATGATATGCATCATAGAATTGCTTCAGAAATTGCAAGGGTAGAGCAGAAATATGCTAATCCATTATCAGAAAAGGAAATTTTTGAAGTAATTAAAGACTTTAAATATATTGTTCCCCAAGGAAGTCCAATGGCAGGTATTGGCAATCCTTTTCAAGTAGCATCACTTTCTAATTGCTTTGTTATAGGCAATAGTGGCGAATCTGATTCTTATGGAGGTGTAATGAAAATAGACCAAGAACAAGTACAGTTAATGAAACGTAGAGGTGGTGTTGGGCATGATTTATCTCATATTCGCCCTAAAGGTTCGCCTGTAAAAAATTCTGCATTAACAGCTACAGGTATTGTCCCTTTTATGGAGCGTTATTCTAATTCTACAAGAGAAGTTGCGCAAGATGGTAGAAGAGGCGCGTTAATGTTATCGGTTTCTATTAATCACCCAGACTCAGAAGAATTTATAGATGCAAAACTAGAACAAGGTAAAGTAACTGCTGCAAATATTTCTGTAAGAATAGATGATGCTTTTATGAAAGCCGTAAAGACAGGAGCTAATTACACTTTAAAATACCCTGTTTTTAGTAAAAACCCAATGTATTCAAAGGAGATTGAAGCTATAAAGCTTTGGAAGAAAATAGTACACAATGCTTGGAAATCTGCAGAACCAGGAATTCTTTTTTGGGACACCATTATTAATGAATCTGTGCCAGACTGTTATGCTGATTTAGGATACAAAACAGTGTCTACAAATCCGTGTGGAGAAATCCCTCTTTGTGCCTATGATTCTTGTCGTTTATTAGCAATTAACTTATTTTCTTATGTAGAGAATCCGTTTACTAAAAAAGCGATATTTAATTTTGAGTTGTTTAAAAAGCATGTAGTAATTGCTCAAAGGATGATGGATGACATTATTGATTTAGAATTAGAAAAAATTGATAAAATTTTAGCTAAAATTGATCAAGATCCAGAAACAGAAGATGTGAAATTAATAGAAAGAAACCTTTGGTTACGTATAAAAAATAAAGCAGAAGAGGGAAGAAGAACAGGTATTGGTATTACCGCAGAAGGAGATATGTTAGCCGCTTTAGGTATTAGATATGGTAGTGATGAAGGAACAATATTTTCTACAGAAGTTCATAAAACATTATGCATAGAAACCTACAGAGCTTCTGTGCATTTAGCAAAAGAGCGTGGTGCTTTTGCTATTTTTAATGCAGATAGAGAAAAAGAAAATCCGTTTATTTTACGTTTAAAAGAAGCAGATTCTAAACTGTATTATGATATGGTAACATATGGAAGAAGAAACATTGCTTTGCTAACCATTGCACCAACAGGTACTACAAGTTTAATGACACAAACTTCATCTGGAATAGAACCTGTTTTTATGCCTGTATATAAACGTAGAAAAAAGGTAAACCCAAATGATAAAAATGCACGTATAGATTTTGTAGATGAATTAGGAGATGCTTGGGAAGAGTATGTTGTTTTTCATCATAAATTTAAACAATGGATGGAAGTAAATGGTATCGATTCTTCTAAAAGCTTCTCTCAAGAAGAGTTAGATGAACTGGTAAAACAATCTCCATACTACAAAGCAACTTCAAACGATATTAATTGGTTAAGTAAAGTGAAAATGCAAGGAGCTATTCAAAAATGGGTAGATCACTCTATCAGTGTTACTGTTAATTTACCAAATGATGCTACAGAAGATTTGGTAGGCGATTTGTATTTAAAAGCTTGGGAAGTTGGTTGTAAAGGTGTAACCGTTTATAGAGATGGTTCTAGATCTGGTGTTTTAATTTCTACGGATACAAAAAAAGAAGAAGCGCCAAAGAACTTAACAGCTTTTCCTAATAAACGTCCTCAAGTTTTAGAATCAAATGTGGTTCGTTTTCAAAATAATAAAGAAAAATGGATTGCTTTTATTGGATTACTTGATGGTAAACCCTATGAAATTTTTACAGGTTTAGCAGATGATGAAGACGGAATTTTAATTCCACGTTGGGTAGAAAATGGCGTAATTATTAAAAATAGAAATGAAGACGGAACTTCGCGTTATGATTTTCAATATAAAAATAAACGAGGTTACAAAACTACAATTGAAGGATTGTCTCACAAGTTTAATCCAGAATTTTGGAATTATGCAAAACTAATTTCGGGTACCATAAGACATGGAATGCCTGTTGATAAAATTATAGAACTTATTAATAGTTTACAATTAGATAGTGCTTTTATCAATTCTTGGAAAAATGGAGTTGTACGTGCATTAAAACGTTATGTAGAAGATGGTACTGTTGCCAAAGGACAAACTTGTGAAAATTGCGATTCTCAGAATTTAATTTACCAAGAAGGTTGTTTAACATGTAAAGATTGTGGCTCTTCTAAATGTGGATAA
- a CDS encoding M4 family metallopeptidase, with the protein MKKIYLSISLILSFSIAFAQEKNKIEEGVPHQKTISHQGQLTKKQALSTFSKTYKLDKNNTFSAFRSSTDRIGVIHERHQQYYKGLKIQFGVAITHTANGVVQSTNGELYNVNNLDITPTLSKLDGFNTALDLTNATSFLWEDEIQAGIMEYSKPEGELLIFPNVKTGTVHLAYKYDIYATAPISRNELFIDANTGELLYVNPIIKHANKLVSKREVKNNATVLENTVTTMVAGTADTRYSGQRAIEGTLKGSDYVLLDETRGNGIVTYNCETIEAYQNVDFTDNDNVWSSAEHDNEFKDNGALDAHWGAEVTYDFWAVNFGRKSYDNEGAKIISYVHYDSNFDNAFWNGRAMTYGDGNDFDILTSLDICGHEIGHAVCSNTADLAYQNQSGAMNEGYSDIWGACVEHFGRTGSLDGAIDPGVWLIGEDIGSGGSPLRSMIDPNSKGHPDTYLGEDWTITADEGVCVPDRGINDYCGVHTNSGVLNHWFYILTEGAAGTNNATNLLERDTYDVTGIGMRKAAEIGFLVERDFLTANSTFADARVASIAVASSLYCANSPETIAVTNAWFAVNVGNEYSEQEFDVSLISVTSMTVVGCDAAPSSFVPELTIVNGGTKVLGDIEITYSIDGGADVVSTETINLAVCGSKTIAVAIGELSKGAHTIDFSVTTDNDALANNNDQSILVAFNDSGEVNTVNTFTSDDTDLVAYNLAGEGNLWERGLPLGVFLGPAATPSAVYATNLDGNHPDKTIAVLVSQCYDLSNVTNTVVKFDMAFDLETDWDYITFQYSINAGDTWKILGTKEDENWFNNSRFANDQVAENCYNCKGAQWTGMGEEFHDDGGLNSEIREYSHSLSAFDKEGSAENNIIFRFFFQSDDATNEEGVIIDNFVVEESDILSTTENEFKGLSVYPNPTSGIVYISGIETEGASVSILDITGRTITKNATTFKGSTVEVNINNLASGAYFMVIENDSYKSVRQIIKN; encoded by the coding sequence ATGAAAAAAATTTACTTAAGTATTTCATTAATTTTAAGTTTTTCTATCGCTTTTGCGCAAGAAAAGAATAAAATTGAAGAAGGTGTACCGCACCAAAAAACGATTTCTCATCAAGGTCAACTTACTAAAAAACAAGCTTTATCTACGTTTTCGAAGACTTATAAGTTAGACAAGAACAACACATTTAGCGCCTTTCGCTCTAGTACAGATAGAATTGGTGTAATTCATGAAAGACATCAGCAATATTATAAGGGGCTAAAAATACAGTTTGGAGTTGCTATTACGCACACTGCTAATGGAGTAGTGCAGAGTACTAATGGTGAGCTTTATAATGTTAACAATCTAGACATCACTCCTACTTTATCTAAACTTGATGGTTTTAATACCGCTTTGGACTTAACAAATGCAACGTCATTTTTATGGGAAGATGAGATTCAAGCCGGTATAATGGAGTATTCAAAACCAGAAGGTGAACTTCTTATATTTCCTAATGTAAAAACAGGAACAGTTCACTTAGCATACAAATATGATATATATGCTACGGCACCAATTTCTAGAAATGAACTTTTTATTGACGCTAATACAGGAGAATTACTTTATGTAAACCCTATAATTAAGCATGCTAATAAATTAGTATCTAAAAGAGAGGTTAAGAACAATGCTACAGTATTAGAAAATACTGTAACAACAATGGTTGCAGGAACAGCAGACACACGCTATAGTGGTCAACGTGCTATTGAAGGTACTTTAAAAGGTTCAGATTATGTATTACTAGATGAAACAAGAGGTAATGGTATTGTAACCTATAACTGTGAAACAATAGAGGCTTATCAAAATGTTGATTTTACAGATAATGATAATGTTTGGTCTTCAGCAGAACATGATAATGAATTCAAAGACAATGGTGCTTTAGATGCACATTGGGGAGCTGAGGTAACTTACGACTTTTGGGCTGTAAACTTTGGTAGAAAAAGTTATGATAATGAAGGTGCAAAAATTATAAGTTATGTGCATTATGATAGTAATTTTGACAATGCATTTTGGAATGGACGTGCTATGACTTACGGTGATGGTAATGACTTTGATATCTTAACATCATTAGATATATGTGGACATGAAATAGGACATGCAGTATGTTCTAATACAGCAGACTTAGCGTACCAAAATCAATCTGGAGCAATGAATGAAGGGTATTCTGATATTTGGGGTGCCTGTGTAGAGCACTTTGGAAGAACAGGTTCGCTTGATGGAGCAATTGACCCAGGTGTTTGGCTAATTGGTGAAGATATAGGTAGTGGAGGTAGTCCATTACGTTCTATGATTGATCCTAATAGTAAAGGTCACCCAGATACTTATCTAGGTGAAGACTGGACGATTACAGCAGACGAAGGGGTTTGTGTACCAGATCGCGGAATAAATGACTACTGTGGTGTACACACTAATAGTGGTGTTCTAAATCACTGGTTTTATATATTAACTGAAGGAGCTGCAGGAACAAATAATGCGACTAACCTTTTAGAAAGAGATACGTACGATGTTACAGGAATAGGGATGCGTAAAGCTGCAGAAATTGGATTTTTAGTTGAGCGTGATTTCTTAACAGCTAATTCAACTTTTGCTGATGCGAGAGTTGCTTCTATAGCTGTAGCAAGCTCTTTATACTGTGCTAACAGCCCAGAAACTATTGCTGTTACAAATGCATGGTTTGCTGTAAATGTTGGTAATGAGTATTCTGAACAAGAATTTGACGTCTCTTTAATTTCAGTTACTAGTATGACTGTTGTAGGTTGTGATGCAGCTCCTAGTTCTTTTGTTCCTGAATTAACAATTGTTAATGGTGGTACTAAAGTATTAGGTGATATTGAAATTACGTATAGTATAGATGGTGGTGCAGATGTTGTATCAACAGAAACTATTAACCTTGCTGTTTGTGGCTCTAAAACAATTGCAGTAGCAATTGGAGAGCTTTCAAAAGGAGCACATACGATAGACTTTTCTGTGACAACGGATAATGATGCACTTGCTAACAATAATGACCAATCTATCTTAGTTGCTTTTAACGATAGTGGTGAGGTTAATACTGTAAATACATTTACAAGTGATGATACCGATTTAGTGGCTTATAACCTTGCTGGGGAAGGAAACCTTTGGGAAAGAGGATTACCACTTGGAGTGTTTTTAGGACCTGCAGCGACACCATCTGCTGTATATGCAACGAACTTAGATGGAAATCATCCAGATAAAACGATAGCAGTATTAGTTTCTCAATGTTATGATCTTTCAAACGTTACAAATACTGTTGTTAAGTTTGATATGGCTTTTGACCTAGAAACAGATTGGGACTACATAACGTTCCAATATTCTATCAATGCTGGTGATACATGGAAAATATTAGGTACTAAAGAAGATGAAAACTGGTTTAACAACTCAAGGTTTGCTAATGACCAAGTAGCAGAAAATTGCTATAATTGTAAAGGTGCACAATGGACAGGTATGGGTGAAGAATTTCATGATGATGGTGGTTTAAACTCTGAAATAAGGGAATACTCACATAGTTTAAGTGCTTTTGATAAAGAGGGTTCAGCAGAAAATAATATTATCTTTAGATTCTTCTTCCAATCGGATGATGCAACAAACGAAGAAGGGGTTATCATTGATAATTTTGTTGTAGAAGAAAGTGATATTTTGAGTACTACTGAAAATGAATTCAAAGGGCTTTCTGTTTATCCTAACCCTACAAGCGGTATTGTGTATATCTCAGGTATAGAAACCGAAGGTGCTTCAGTATCTATTTTAGATATTACTGGACGTACTATTACCAAGAATGCTACTACCTTTAAAGGAAGCACAGTAGAAGTGAATATTAATAACTTAGCTTCAGGTGCCTATTTTATGGTTATAGAGAATGACTCATATAAATCTGTTAGACAGATTATCAAGAACTAA
- the glgB gene encoding 1,4-alpha-glucan branching protein GlgB — protein sequence MAQTKVHSLFTEFDINLFKAGKHYRLYEKFGSHITTVDGVKGTYFAVWAPSAKSVAVIGDFNFWLDTEHHLNVRWDGSGIWEGFIPNIGKGSVYKYKVQSSHSNITTEKADPFARRCEHPPKTASVVWEDEYAWKDKKWMKNRKKNNALDAPYSVYEVHLGSWKKKVEENRFLSYTELAEELVNYVKEMNFTHVEFMPIMEFPYDPSWGYQLTGYFAPTSRFGYPDEFKFLVDKFHENGIGVLLDWVPSHFPSDDHGLGYFDGSHLYEHPDRRKGYHQDWKSLIFNYGRNEIKAFLISNAIFWLDQYHADGLRVDAVASMLFLDYSREEGEWEPNEFGGRENLDAINFIKEMNAAVYEAFPDVQTIAEESTSFPQVSRPIYDGGLGFGMKWMMGWMHDTLDYFSKETVYRKHHQNDLTFSLNYAFTENFMLPLSHDEVVYGKKSIVNKMPGDEWQKFGNLRLLYSFMYTHPGAKLLFQGGEFGQTSEWDFDGSLDWHLLEYDVHKGAQSLVKDLNKLYKKEPALHQKQFSPEGFEWIDHGDHENSVMSYIRKGNNEKDNVIIILNLTPIPREKYRIGIPKAGTLKEVFNSDAKKYNGTDNYKNKNLIANLKEWNGRKNSIELNLPPLGMVAIKYK from the coding sequence ATGGCACAGACAAAAGTACACAGTCTTTTTACAGAATTTGATATCAATCTTTTTAAAGCAGGAAAACATTATCGTTTATACGAAAAATTTGGCTCACATATTACAACTGTAGATGGTGTAAAAGGAACCTATTTTGCAGTTTGGGCACCAAGTGCAAAATCTGTTGCTGTAATTGGAGATTTTAATTTCTGGTTAGATACAGAGCATCATTTAAACGTACGTTGGGATGGAAGTGGAATTTGGGAAGGTTTTATTCCAAATATTGGAAAAGGAAGTGTTTATAAATATAAAGTCCAAAGTTCTCACAGTAACATTACAACTGAAAAGGCAGATCCTTTTGCCCGAAGATGTGAACATCCTCCAAAAACTGCCTCTGTAGTTTGGGAAGATGAATATGCTTGGAAAGATAAAAAATGGATGAAAAACAGAAAGAAAAATAACGCTTTAGATGCGCCTTATTCTGTTTATGAAGTTCACTTAGGTTCTTGGAAAAAGAAAGTAGAGGAAAATAGGTTTTTGAGTTATACGGAACTTGCAGAAGAACTTGTAAATTATGTAAAAGAAATGAATTTTACACATGTAGAATTTATGCCAATTATGGAGTTTCCTTACGATCCAAGTTGGGGATATCAATTAACAGGGTACTTTGCTCCTACTTCAAGATTTGGGTATCCAGATGAGTTTAAATTTTTAGTAGATAAATTTCACGAAAATGGAATTGGAGTATTACTAGACTGGGTTCCTTCACATTTTCCTTCAGACGATCATGGTTTAGGCTACTTTGATGGATCTCATTTATATGAACATCCAGACAGAAGAAAAGGATACCATCAAGATTGGAAAAGTTTAATCTTTAACTACGGAAGAAATGAAATAAAAGCTTTTCTTATTAGTAATGCCATTTTTTGGTTAGACCAATATCATGCAGATGGTCTTAGAGTTGATGCAGTTGCTTCAATGCTTTTCTTAGATTATTCTAGAGAAGAAGGTGAATGGGAACCCAATGAATTTGGAGGAAGAGAAAATTTAGATGCTATTAATTTTATAAAGGAAATGAATGCCGCTGTTTATGAAGCATTTCCAGATGTGCAAACAATTGCAGAAGAGTCTACTTCTTTCCCTCAAGTATCTAGACCTATTTACGATGGTGGGTTAGGTTTTGGAATGAAATGGATGATGGGTTGGATGCATGATACTTTAGATTATTTCTCTAAAGAAACTGTTTACAGAAAACATCATCAAAATGATTTAACCTTTAGTTTAAATTATGCATTTACAGAAAACTTTATGCTACCACTTTCTCATGATGAAGTTGTGTATGGTAAAAAGTCTATTGTAAATAAAATGCCTGGTGATGAATGGCAAAAATTCGGAAATTTACGTTTACTATATAGCTTTATGTATACACATCCAGGAGCAAAATTATTGTTTCAAGGTGGTGAATTTGGCCAGACAAGTGAGTGGGATTTTGATGGTAGTTTAGATTGGCATTTATTAGAGTATGATGTACATAAAGGAGCACAAAGCTTAGTAAAAGATTTAAATAAATTATATAAGAAAGAACCTGCCTTACATCAAAAACAATTTTCTCCAGAAGGCTTTGAATGGATAGATCATGGAGATCATGAGAACTCAGTAATGTCTTATATTAGAAAAGGTAACAATGAAAAAGATAATGTTATTATCATTTTAAATCTTACACCAATTCCAAGAGAAAAATATAGAATAGGAATACCTAAAGCAGGAACTTTAAAAGAAGTTTTTAACAGTGACGCTAAAAAATATAACGGAACCGATAATTATAAAAATAAAAACCTAATAGCTAACCTAAAAGAATGGAATGGTAGAAAAAATTCTATCGAACTAAATTTGCCACCATTGGGTATGGTTGCCATTAAATATAAATAA
- a CDS encoding glycoside hydrolase family 31 protein, giving the protein MIVNTELEQKGNLFPSEIVNYKKDVDTLYFTTKNHVVLQLTVVRDSVIRFRYSTTGKFENDFSYGVTIHASRGYEFLEVSEDDRHYIVKTSKLICNIEKLSLQVSLYDALDLKLINQDEIGFHWEESYEYGGDVVKMSKACQKSESFYGLGDKPVDVNLKGKRFENWATDSYAFGKNTDPIYKAIPFYTAIQDNKSYGVFFDNTFKTHFDFAHERRNVTSFWAQGGEMNYYFIYGPQMEDVVKNYTDLTGKPHALPPLWALGFHQCKWSYYPEANVKEVTKTFRDLKIPCDAIYLDIDYMDGFRCFTWDKKHFPDPKRMVKELEDDGFKTVVIIDPGIKIDLEYDVFKEGLDKDYFCKRADGPYMKGKVWPGECYFPDYTKPEVREWWSGLFKELIEDIGVKGVWNDMNEPAVMDVPNKSFPDDVRHDYDGNPCSHRKAHNIYGTQMARATYHGLKKYAYPKRPFVITRSAYSGAQRYTSTWMGDNVATWEHLAIANNQAQRMSMSGFSFAGSDIGGFAEQPQGELFARWIQLGVFHAFCRVHSSGDHGAQEPWVFGEEITDIVRKFVELRYQLLPYLYTAFWNYITDGTPILKSLVLYDQQDTATHYRSDEFVYGEQILVCPITEPNAKGRRMYIPRGKWYNFWTDELVEGGKEIWVDADIDSLPIFIKEGAVIPKYPVQQYVGEKDFDEITLDVYYKEGKEASKLYDDAHDGYDYKKGRFSLRTFKVTGKKKEFILQQHKRGDFDAGYSKFNIVLHNLPFTITSIQIDNVEISLDTINVGKTQSILTNKEFTEIHLIGN; this is encoded by the coding sequence ATGATTGTTAATACCGAGTTAGAACAAAAAGGAAATTTATTTCCATCAGAAATAGTAAACTACAAAAAAGATGTAGATACTTTATATTTTACTACAAAAAACCATGTTGTTTTACAACTTACAGTTGTAAGAGATAGTGTTATTAGATTTAGATACAGTACAACAGGTAAATTTGAGAATGATTTTTCTTACGGTGTTACAATTCATGCTAGTAGAGGATATGAGTTTTTAGAAGTTTCAGAAGATGATAGACATTACATAGTAAAGACTTCTAAATTAATTTGTAACATAGAAAAACTTAGTTTACAAGTAAGTTTATATGATGCTCTAGATTTAAAACTGATAAACCAAGACGAAATTGGATTTCACTGGGAAGAGAGTTATGAGTATGGTGGGGACGTTGTAAAAATGAGCAAAGCTTGTCAGAAATCTGAAAGTTTTTATGGTTTGGGAGATAAACCTGTAGACGTAAATTTAAAAGGAAAACGTTTTGAAAACTGGGCAACAGATTCTTATGCTTTTGGAAAAAACACAGATCCTATTTATAAGGCAATTCCTTTTTACACAGCCATACAAGATAATAAATCATATGGTGTTTTCTTTGACAATACCTTTAAAACTCATTTCGATTTTGCACATGAAAGAAGGAATGTAACTAGTTTTTGGGCACAAGGAGGAGAAATGAATTATTATTTCATTTACGGTCCACAAATGGAAGATGTTGTTAAAAATTATACAGATTTAACAGGTAAACCTCATGCATTGCCTCCATTATGGGCTTTAGGATTTCATCAATGTAAATGGTCTTATTACCCAGAAGCAAATGTAAAAGAAGTAACCAAGACATTTAGAGACTTAAAAATACCTTGTGATGCTATCTATTTAGATATTGATTACATGGATGGTTTTCGTTGTTTTACTTGGGATAAAAAACATTTTCCAGACCCAAAAAGAATGGTAAAAGAACTAGAAGATGACGGTTTTAAAACCGTTGTAATTATAGACCCAGGAATTAAAATTGATTTGGAATACGATGTTTTTAAAGAAGGATTAGATAAAGATTACTTCTGTAAACGTGCAGATGGCCCTTATATGAAAGGAAAAGTTTGGCCTGGGGAATGTTATTTTCCAGATTATACAAAACCAGAAGTTAGAGAATGGTGGTCTGGTTTGTTTAAAGAATTAATTGAAGATATTGGTGTAAAAGGTGTTTGGAATGATATGAATGAGCCAGCAGTAATGGACGTTCCTAACAAATCTTTCCCAGATGATGTTCGTCATGATTATGATGGAAACCCTTGTTCACACAGAAAAGCACACAATATTTATGGTACTCAAATGGCACGTGCAACGTATCATGGTTTAAAGAAATATGCCTATCCAAAAAGACCTTTTGTAATTACAAGATCTGCCTATTCTGGTGCACAGCGTTATACCTCTACTTGGATGGGAGATAACGTTGCAACTTGGGAACATTTAGCAATTGCAAACAACCAAGCTCAAAGAATGTCTATGTCTGGTTTTTCTTTTGCAGGATCTGATATTGGTGGTTTTGCGGAGCAACCACAAGGAGAATTATTTGCTCGTTGGATTCAATTAGGAGTTTTCCATGCATTTTGTAGAGTACACTCTTCTGGAGATCATGGAGCTCAAGAACCTTGGGTTTTTGGCGAAGAGATTACAGATATTGTAAGAAAATTTGTTGAACTTAGATATCAATTATTACCCTACTTATATACTGCTTTTTGGAATTATATAACTGACGGAACACCCATCTTAAAATCGTTGGTTTTATATGATCAACAAGATACTGCAACACATTACAGAAGTGATGAATTTGTATATGGAGAGCAAATATTGGTTTGTCCAATAACTGAACCTAATGCAAAAGGAAGAAGAATGTACATTCCAAGAGGTAAATGGTATAATTTCTGGACTGATGAACTTGTGGAAGGTGGAAAAGAAATTTGGGTAGACGCAGATATAGATAGTCTTCCTATATTTATTAAAGAAGGTGCTGTAATCCCTAAATATCCTGTACAGCAATATGTTGGAGAAAAGGATTTTGATGAAATTACATTAGATGTTTATTATAAAGAAGGTAAAGAAGCTTCAAAGTTATATGATGATGCTCATGATGGCTATGATTATAAAAAGGGTAGATTTAGTTTACGTACTTTTAAAGTAACAGGTAAAAAGAAAGAATTTATTTTACAGCAACATAAAAGAGGAGATTTTGACGCTGGATATTCTAAATTCAATATTGTTTTACACAATTTACCTTTTACAATTACTTCTATTCAAATAGATAATGTAGAAATTTCTTTAGACACTATTAATGTAGGTAAAACACAATCTATACTCACTAACAAAGAATTTACAGAAATTCACTTAATTGGGAATTAA